A genomic region of Roseateles amylovorans contains the following coding sequences:
- a CDS encoding arsenate reductase ArsC — protein MSIHILILCTHNSARSVLAEALLNHWAHRLGRDWRAHSAGSTPSGRINPHALQALESAGIDASGCRSKSWDEFVGESAPVMRIVITVCDSAAAEPCPYWPGSPVRVHWGFADPSTAPEAERAQAFALTRQAIGYRMLQLAQLPLDAMTDAELQQALDEISRS, from the coding sequence ATGTCCATCCACATCCTCATCCTGTGCACCCACAACTCGGCCCGCAGCGTGCTGGCCGAAGCGCTGCTGAACCACTGGGCGCATCGCCTGGGCCGAGACTGGCGCGCCCACAGCGCCGGCAGCACACCCAGCGGTCGAATCAATCCGCATGCGCTCCAGGCGTTGGAGAGCGCCGGCATCGACGCCTCCGGCTGTCGCAGCAAAAGCTGGGACGAGTTTGTCGGTGAATCCGCGCCGGTGATGCGCATCGTCATCACCGTGTGCGACAGCGCGGCGGCAGAGCCCTGCCCCTACTGGCCGGGCAGCCCGGTGCGGGTGCACTGGGGCTTTGCCGATCCGTCCACCGCACCGGAGGCGGAGCGCGCGCAGGCCTTTGCGCTCACGCGCCAGGCCATCGGCTACCGCATGCTGCAACTGGCGCAACTGCCGCTGGATGCAATGACCGACGCCGAGCTGCAACAGGCGCTCGACGAGATCTCGAGGTCCTGA
- the arsB gene encoding ACR3 family arsenite efflux transporter yields the protein MTSMPSAPAPAPATGTPSGRPAISFFEHYLTLWVGLCIVAGVALGQFVPGLARTVAAWEVAQVNLPVGLLIWVMIIPMLLKIDFGALGQVAAHARGIGVTLFINWAVKPFSMALLGWLFIRHAFADWLPADQLDSYVAGLILLAAAPCTAMVFVWSQLCKGDPYFTLSQVALNDAIMIVAFAPLVALLLGLSSITVPWDTLMTSVGLYILVPVVLSQLWRRQLLKRGTAHFQAVVARLGPFSIAALLLTLVLLFAFQGDRIIDQPLVIALLAVPILIQVVLNAGLAYWLNRRLGVRHCVAGPSALIGASNFFELAVATAISLFGFHSGAALATVVGVLIEVPVMLAVVAIVNRSQAWYEQGASRG from the coding sequence ATGACCTCCATGCCTTCAGCACCAGCACCGGCACCGGCCACAGGCACGCCCAGCGGCCGGCCGGCCATCAGTTTCTTCGAGCACTATCTCACCCTGTGGGTGGGCCTGTGCATCGTCGCGGGCGTGGCCTTGGGCCAGTTCGTTCCGGGCCTGGCGCGCACGGTCGCTGCCTGGGAGGTGGCGCAAGTGAACCTGCCGGTCGGGTTGCTGATCTGGGTGATGATCATTCCGATGCTGCTGAAGATCGACTTCGGCGCGCTGGGACAGGTCGCCGCCCATGCCCGCGGCATCGGCGTGACCCTGTTCATCAACTGGGCGGTCAAGCCGTTCTCGATGGCGTTGCTGGGCTGGCTGTTCATCCGCCATGCGTTTGCGGATTGGCTGCCGGCGGACCAACTCGACAGCTATGTCGCCGGGCTCATCCTGCTGGCCGCCGCGCCCTGCACCGCGATGGTGTTTGTGTGGAGCCAGCTCTGCAAGGGCGACCCGTATTTCACGCTGTCCCAAGTCGCGCTCAACGACGCGATCATGATCGTCGCCTTCGCTCCGTTGGTGGCGCTGCTGCTGGGGCTGTCCTCGATCACCGTGCCCTGGGACACGCTGATGACCTCGGTGGGGCTCTACATCCTCGTGCCGGTGGTGCTGTCCCAGCTGTGGCGTCGGCAGTTGCTCAAGCGGGGCACGGCTCACTTTCAAGCGGTGGTCGCGCGGCTGGGGCCGTTCTCCATCGCGGCGCTGCTGCTCACCCTGGTGCTGCTGTTCGCCTTCCAGGGCGATCGGATCATCGACCAGCCGCTGGTGATCGCGCTGCTGGCGGTGCCCATCCTGATCCAGGTGGTGTTGAATGCGGGGCTGGCGTACTGGCTCAATCGACGGCTGGGCGTGCGCCACTGCGTCGCGGGTCCGTCCGCGCTGATCGGTGCGAGCAACTTCTTCGAGCTGGCGGTGGCCACGGCGATCAGCCTGTTCGGTTTCCACTCCGGTGCGGCCTTGGCCACGGTCGTCGGCGTGTTGATCGAGGTGCCGGTGATGCTTGCGGTGGTGGCCATCGTCAACCGGTCGCAGGCCTGGTATGAACAAGGAGCCTCACGTGGCTGA
- the arsH gene encoding arsenical resistance protein ArsH has protein sequence MAELELSFPALDRALFEVPDPARLTAASPSRHPPRFLLLYGSLRSRSYSRLLSFEAARLLTAMGGEVRLFDPSGLPLPDDAPDTHPKVQELRQLAAWSEGMVWCSPERHGAMTGVMKSQIDWIPLSTGAIRPTQGKTLAVMQVSGGSQSFNAVNQMRVLGRWMRMLTIPNQSSVAQAYAEFTEEGRMKPSSYYDRVVDVMEELFKFTLLTRDLGPCLLDRYSERKESAEATAQRVKQSAI, from the coding sequence GTGGCTGAGCTGGAGCTGAGTTTCCCCGCGCTGGATCGCGCGCTGTTCGAGGTGCCGGATCCGGCGCGTCTGACCGCCGCGTCACCGTCCCGGCATCCGCCGCGCTTTCTGCTGCTCTACGGCTCGCTGCGCAGCCGCTCCTACAGCCGGTTGCTGAGCTTCGAGGCCGCCCGTCTGCTGACGGCGATGGGCGGCGAGGTACGCCTGTTCGATCCGTCGGGCCTGCCGCTGCCCGACGACGCACCGGACACCCATCCCAAGGTGCAGGAGCTGCGTCAACTGGCGGCCTGGTCCGAGGGCATGGTGTGGTGCTCACCGGAGCGCCACGGCGCGATGACCGGCGTGATGAAGTCGCAGATCGACTGGATCCCGCTGAGCACCGGCGCGATCCGGCCGACGCAGGGCAAGACGCTGGCGGTGATGCAGGTGTCCGGCGGCTCGCAAAGCTTCAATGCGGTCAATCAGATGCGCGTGCTGGGCCGATGGATGCGGATGCTGACCATCCCCAACCAGTCCTCGGTCGCGCAGGCGTATGCGGAGTTCACCGAGGAAGGTCGGATGAAGCCATCGTCGTATTACGACCGGGTGGTGGACGTCATGGAAGAACTCTTCAAGTTCACGCTGCTGACCCGTGACCTCGGGCCTTGTCTGCTGGATCGCTACAGCGAGCGCAAGGAGTCGGCTGAGGCCACGGCTCAGCGGGTGAAGCAGAGCGCGATCTGA
- a CDS encoding DUF5329 domain-containing protein, producing the protein MKLLHPALTATLALSLALSPLLAVAAPTAAPVRAEIDTLLIQLQKSGCQFSRNGSWYSGEEARTHLLRKLDYLEDKTTVQSTEQFIELAATKSSMSGKAYQVRCSQTAAVESREWLGKQLTAIRGAGKKPAP; encoded by the coding sequence ATGAAGCTGCTCCACCCTGCCCTGACCGCCACGCTGGCCCTGTCGCTGGCGCTCTCCCCGCTCCTTGCGGTGGCCGCGCCCACGGCGGCGCCGGTACGCGCCGAGATCGACACCCTGCTGATTCAACTGCAGAAGTCCGGCTGCCAGTTCAGCCGCAACGGCAGTTGGTACAGCGGCGAGGAAGCGCGCACCCATCTGCTGCGCAAGCTCGACTATCTGGAAGACAAGACCACCGTCCAGAGCACCGAGCAGTTCATCGAACTGGCGGCCACCAAGAGCAGCATGTCCGGCAAGGCGTATCAGGTGCGGTGCAGCCAGACGGCGGCGGTGGAGAGCCGGGAGTGGCTGGGGAAACAGCTGACGGCGATTCGGGGCGCGGGGAAGAAGCCCGCACCCTGA
- a CDS encoding DUF3224 domain-containing protein, with product MTQVAKGDFVVKLLPLSFEGQPDGSKLGRMSIDKTITGDLVATTQGQMLSATTDVKGSAGYVAIERVQGTLNGKKGSFVLQHTGTMNKGAPSLSVTVVPDSGTDELVGLSGTFHIILDKGRHSYEFSYSLP from the coding sequence ATGACCCAGGTTGCCAAAGGCGATTTCGTCGTCAAGCTCCTTCCCCTGTCGTTTGAAGGCCAGCCGGACGGCTCCAAGCTCGGTCGCATGTCCATCGACAAGACGATCACCGGCGACCTGGTGGCCACCACCCAAGGGCAGATGCTCAGCGCCACCACTGACGTCAAAGGCTCGGCGGGCTATGTGGCCATCGAGCGGGTGCAGGGCACGCTCAATGGCAAGAAGGGCAGCTTTGTGCTGCAGCACACCGGCACCATGAACAAGGGGGCGCCTAGTCTGTCGGTCACCGTGGTGCCGGACTCCGGCACCGATGAGCTGGTGGGACTGAGCGGCACCTTCCACATCATCCTGGACAAGGGCCGGCACAGCTACGAGTTCTCCTACTCGCTGCCTTGA
- a CDS encoding SH3 domain-containing protein → MTSSWLAKTAAICALAGASCAWAVDQPPRWIKADDLRVRAGPGMDQRVSGMLQRGSEVILKSPEAFDGFCLIEGDGQYGYVACQYLSAEPISRPRAGQDGVPPDRRWITGTAVNLRAAAARDAEIVSRLSINRAVQLVRADVGIGFCEVQPLDRAGKPEGASGFTACQYLAVEALPAAQAAAIDGDPARTFWRSPGWWKLEAYAQSLVAKLPESAKYGPWPRDEELERMKAHLALGLKAPPPKPLPDWSALKALAAAHDPAILGTAQRAKARSGKDKELWRREYRASSAAHQIGVNLGLSGPLHDSISSDGGGERVMRLMLALEMPTVRPSLFRTEAEVGPPGEGPEALAGRFGGIYRTVVAPRKPQRPDGSTTTGAGLYDMFSRTVSLTRPVLYVQLYRDGTLKSEATNTSATEVLWRDVDGPECEGWTPGFGFGDVDGPIWRYFDQPGNELPQPVKRAAGPPRLFAYKALQAPPRSKATRSEQVVKLDRAATGFSRFTQMGFDLDEDGVPDLMVLEGAGPGPGHLGGTTQTDDPWYRLLLVNLGGAWKVLSSDSFSYGCGC, encoded by the coding sequence ATGACGTCATCCTGGCTGGCCAAGACCGCGGCCATTTGTGCCCTTGCAGGCGCCTCATGCGCCTGGGCGGTCGACCAGCCGCCCCGCTGGATCAAGGCCGACGACCTTCGCGTGCGTGCCGGCCCCGGAATGGATCAACGCGTGTCGGGCATGCTGCAGCGCGGCTCCGAGGTGATTCTCAAAAGTCCCGAGGCCTTCGACGGCTTCTGCCTGATCGAGGGCGACGGGCAGTACGGCTACGTGGCCTGCCAGTACCTGAGCGCCGAGCCCATCTCTCGACCGCGCGCCGGTCAGGACGGCGTGCCGCCGGACCGCCGATGGATCACCGGCACCGCGGTGAATCTGCGTGCCGCCGCCGCGCGTGACGCCGAGATCGTGTCGCGACTGTCGATCAACCGGGCGGTGCAGTTGGTGCGGGCCGACGTCGGCATCGGCTTCTGCGAGGTGCAACCGCTGGACCGCGCCGGCAAGCCGGAAGGCGCCAGCGGCTTCACGGCCTGCCAGTACCTGGCGGTGGAAGCCCTGCCCGCCGCGCAGGCCGCCGCGATTGACGGTGACCCCGCGCGCACCTTCTGGCGTTCGCCCGGTTGGTGGAAGCTGGAGGCCTATGCGCAATCGCTGGTCGCGAAGCTGCCCGAGAGCGCCAAGTACGGCCCCTGGCCCCGTGACGAGGAACTGGAGCGCATGAAAGCGCATCTGGCGCTGGGCCTGAAAGCCCCGCCGCCGAAGCCCCTGCCCGACTGGTCCGCCCTCAAGGCCCTGGCCGCAGCGCACGATCCCGCCATCCTCGGCACCGCGCAGCGCGCCAAGGCCAGGAGCGGCAAGGACAAGGAGCTCTGGCGGCGCGAATACCGTGCCTCTAGCGCGGCTCATCAGATCGGCGTGAACCTCGGCCTGTCCGGGCCCTTGCACGACAGCATCTCCAGTGATGGTGGTGGGGAGCGGGTGATGCGCCTGATGCTGGCGCTGGAGATGCCCACCGTGCGGCCCTCCCTTTTCCGCACCGAAGCGGAAGTGGGCCCGCCGGGCGAAGGCCCTGAAGCGCTGGCAGGACGATTCGGCGGCATCTATCGCACCGTGGTGGCCCCGAGAAAGCCGCAGCGGCCCGATGGATCCACCACCACCGGTGCCGGGCTCTATGACATGTTCAGCCGCACCGTCAGCCTCACCCGACCGGTGCTCTACGTGCAGCTGTATCGGGACGGGACACTGAAGAGCGAAGCCACGAATACCAGCGCCACCGAAGTGCTCTGGCGGGATGTGGACGGTCCGGAGTGCGAAGGCTGGACCCCGGGCTTCGGCTTCGGTGATGTGGACGGACCGATCTGGCGTTACTTCGACCAGCCCGGCAACGAGCTGCCCCAGCCGGTCAAGCGCGCGGCCGGTCCGCCCCGTCTCTTCGCCTATAAGGCGCTGCAGGCGCCCCCGCGCAGCAAGGCGACACGCAGCGAGCAGGTGGTGAAGCTGGACCGCGCCGCCACCGGGTTCTCGCGCTTCACCCAGATGGGCTTTGACCTGGACGAGGACGGTGTTCCCGACCTGATGGTGCTGGAGGGCGCCGGACCCGGCCCGGGTCACCTGGGCGGCACCACCCAGACGGACGATCCCTGGTATCGCCTGCTGCTGGTCAACCTCGGTGGCGCCTGGAAGGTGCTGAGCAGTGACAGCTTCTCCTATGGGTGTGGCTGCTAA
- a CDS encoding glycerophosphodiester phosphodiesterase: MKLLHSVLLAVVTTAALAPTADARPTPSREPTLIAHRGASGYLPEHTLAAYWMAIEQGADFVEPDLVITKDGVLVARHENAIAILNADGSVREATTDVAERPEFAARKTTKMIDGVAITGWFTEDFTLAELKTLRARERIPQVRPANTRFNDMFEVPTFEEVLQLVQQANDRRREDARGDRDMRHGHGPSRKFKPVGVYPETKHPSYFAGIGKSLEEPLVRLLNKYGYRGADAPVFIQSFEVGNLRKLNRMTRVPLVQLLNGSGQPYDFTLSGDTRTYADLAKPAGLAEISSYAQGIGANTNLMIPLVGGKLGTPTTLVSDAHAAGLIVHGWTFRAENVFLPNEFDVGSDPAAIGDLAGQIRAFLNLGMDGLFSDQSFLARKAIDAYVKKP; the protein is encoded by the coding sequence TTGAAGCTGCTTCATTCCGTGCTGCTCGCCGTCGTCACCACGGCTGCGCTGGCGCCGACCGCCGATGCCCGCCCCACGCCGTCGCGCGAGCCGACCTTGATCGCCCATCGCGGCGCGAGCGGCTATCTGCCGGAGCACACGCTGGCCGCCTACTGGATGGCGATCGAGCAAGGTGCGGACTTCGTCGAGCCGGATCTGGTCATCACCAAGGACGGCGTGCTGGTGGCCCGCCATGAAAATGCGATCGCCATCCTGAATGCGGACGGCTCGGTGCGCGAAGCCACCACCGACGTGGCCGAGCGCCCGGAGTTCGCGGCCCGCAAGACCACCAAGATGATCGACGGCGTGGCGATCACCGGCTGGTTCACCGAGGACTTCACCCTGGCCGAGCTGAAGACCCTGCGCGCCCGCGAGCGCATTCCGCAGGTCCGTCCCGCCAACACCCGGTTCAACGACATGTTCGAAGTGCCGACCTTCGAAGAGGTGCTTCAACTGGTGCAGCAGGCCAATGACCGCCGCCGCGAGGACGCGCGTGGCGACCGCGACATGCGCCATGGCCACGGCCCGTCGCGCAAGTTCAAGCCGGTGGGTGTTTATCCGGAGACCAAGCATCCGAGCTATTTCGCCGGCATCGGCAAGTCGCTGGAAGAGCCGCTGGTGCGCCTGCTCAACAAGTACGGCTACCGCGGCGCGGACGCGCCGGTGTTCATCCAATCGTTCGAAGTGGGCAACCTGCGCAAGCTCAACCGCATGACCCGCGTGCCGCTGGTGCAACTGCTCAACGGCTCGGGCCAGCCCTACGACTTCACCCTCAGCGGCGACACCCGCACCTACGCCGACCTGGCCAAGCCCGCCGGCCTCGCCGAGATCTCCAGCTATGCCCAAGGCATCGGCGCCAACACCAACCTGATGATCCCGCTGGTGGGCGGCAAGCTGGGCACGCCGACGACCCTGGTCAGCGATGCGCATGCGGCCGGCCTGATCGTGCACGGATGGACCTTCCGGGCCGAGAACGTGTTCCTGCCCAATGAGTTCGATGTGGGCAGTGATCCCGCCGCGATCGGTGACTTGGCCGGACAGATCCGCGCGTTCTTGAACCTGGGCATGGACGGCCTGTTCAGCGACCAGTCGTTCCTGGCGCGCAAGGCGATCGATGCGTATGTGAAGAAGCCTTGA
- a CDS encoding DUF6714 family protein, which yields MPEQVPTPLIAEIYQAFAGFEKPHRYIVDDLYEPERLDYEDMLGDKTREAIEADDLGHVAWSPLYHLSPKAVAYLLPRLIELAENGSRDRLGEPILSRLIGYVSDGPSSAHFSLLGREQRSVIARYLRHVAAEHSQQAQDECWEDSLADAIREWPTV from the coding sequence ATGCCCGAACAAGTACCCACGCCGTTGATCGCCGAGATCTATCAAGCCTTTGCGGGTTTCGAAAAGCCCCATCGGTACATCGTCGACGACCTCTATGAGCCAGAGCGTCTGGACTACGAGGACATGCTGGGTGACAAGACGCGTGAAGCGATTGAGGCAGATGACCTCGGCCATGTGGCTTGGAGCCCGCTCTACCATCTCTCGCCCAAGGCGGTCGCCTATTTGCTGCCCAGACTGATAGAACTCGCGGAGAACGGAAGCCGAGACCGTCTGGGCGAACCAATTCTGAGCCGCCTCATCGGCTACGTCTCCGACGGTCCTTCTTCCGCGCACTTCTCGCTGCTCGGCCGCGAACAGAGGAGCGTGATCGCCAGATACCTTCGTCATGTCGCCGCAGAACACTCGCAGCAGGCTCAAGACGAATGTTGGGAAGACTCGCTAGCGGATGCCATTCGAGAATGGCCGACCGTTTGA
- a CDS encoding glycosyltransferase, producing the protein MKIAYLMNHYPKVSHTFIRREILALEKQGVDVLRLSVRGWDDDAPDPQDQAEKSRTHYLLRGGMGPLLSAMLSQAVASPGRFLSALKVVMQIGRRADRPLPLHFIYLAEACLALRTLREQGIDHVHAHFGTNATEVALLIEVLGGPGYSFTCHGSEEFDKPELLHLGEKIRRARFVVAISSFCRSQVYRWVDHAQWPKVKVVHCGVEPGFYALKTEPPRGNRLVAVGRLCEQKGHLMLLEAAAIVAAKGIDFELVLAGDGELRAHVEARIAALQLGGRVRITGWITSDQVREEILASRAMVVSSFAEGLPVVVMESMALGRPVVSTAIAGIPELVVDGDNGWLVPAGDPEVLARAMVDCLTCDDAELQRRGAAARERVLARHDIDVAASRLVTFFQNRASYAPSAQPSVESARPVKAAH; encoded by the coding sequence GTGAAGATCGCCTATCTGATGAATCACTATCCGAAGGTGAGCCACACCTTCATCCGCCGGGAGATCCTGGCGCTGGAGAAGCAGGGGGTGGATGTGCTTCGGCTCTCGGTCCGGGGATGGGACGACGATGCGCCCGATCCGCAAGACCAGGCGGAAAAGTCCCGAACGCACTACCTGCTGCGCGGTGGCATGGGCCCCTTGCTGAGCGCGATGCTCAGCCAGGCGGTGGCATCTCCGGGACGGTTCCTGAGCGCGCTGAAGGTGGTGATGCAGATCGGCCGGCGCGCCGACCGTCCGCTGCCTTTGCACTTCATCTACCTGGCCGAAGCCTGCCTGGCGCTGCGCACGCTGCGCGAGCAGGGCATCGACCATGTCCATGCGCATTTCGGCACCAATGCGACCGAGGTGGCGCTGCTGATCGAGGTCCTGGGCGGCCCGGGCTACAGCTTCACCTGCCACGGGTCGGAGGAGTTCGACAAGCCTGAGCTGCTGCATCTGGGCGAGAAGATTCGCCGGGCGCGTTTTGTGGTGGCGATTTCCTCGTTCTGCCGCAGCCAGGTGTATCGCTGGGTGGACCATGCCCAGTGGCCCAAGGTGAAGGTGGTGCATTGCGGCGTGGAGCCGGGCTTCTATGCGCTCAAGACCGAGCCGCCGCGGGGCAACCGGCTGGTGGCAGTGGGTCGTCTGTGCGAGCAGAAGGGCCACTTGATGCTGCTGGAAGCGGCGGCGATCGTGGCGGCCAAGGGCATCGACTTCGAGCTGGTGCTGGCGGGTGATGGCGAACTGCGGGCGCATGTGGAGGCCCGGATTGCGGCGCTCCAACTGGGCGGCCGGGTGCGCATCACCGGATGGATCACCAGCGATCAGGTCCGTGAGGAGATCCTGGCGTCCCGCGCGATGGTGGTATCCAGCTTTGCGGAAGGGCTGCCGGTGGTGGTGATGGAATCGATGGCGCTGGGGCGCCCGGTGGTCAGCACCGCGATCGCCGGCATTCCGGAACTGGTGGTGGATGGCGACAACGGCTGGCTGGTCCCGGCGGGTGATCCCGAAGTGCTGGCTCGCGCGATGGTCGATTGCCTGACTTGCGACGATGCTGAACTGCAACGCCGCGGTGCGGCTGCGCGCGAGCGGGTGCTGGCGCGGCACGACATCGATGTGGCGGCCTCGCGGTTGGTGACGTTCTTCCAGAACCGGGCGTCGTATGCGCCGAGCGCGCAGCCGTCGGTGGAGTCGGCGCGGCCTGTGAAGGCGGCGCATTGA
- a CDS encoding PEP-CTERM sorting domain-containing protein has protein sequence MIAVSLAAVFGGAQAQTTVDQTLSIVSENGVNRTTSSGAHGQLADQASTSGTDFLGNPFQTSASVTSSSSAGALTASTYATFGGAGSVQTSSAVTQYDNLTLHTSTAFEPLTVRYSFAVTGANHLALDTLSNEAGVAGFSTWSVVQQFGSSISVVGATTQMAYDGSTSTYLLFDTPSASLSRIYTVETQLLSGEATFFSMSLYSAAALNTYYLDSTSGQGGSVLNQSLYWGGISSVTRADGTAVNFTLSSDSGVDYTRSFIPVVPAVPEPSSILLMLAGVAALGAVARRRVSERGTTETV, from the coding sequence ATGATCGCCGTGAGTTTGGCCGCCGTGTTCGGCGGGGCCCAAGCGCAGACAACGGTCGACCAGACCCTAAGCATCGTCTCGGAGAACGGCGTCAACCGGACCACCAGCTCCGGCGCCCACGGGCAGTTGGCCGACCAGGCCAGCACCTCCGGGACCGACTTCCTGGGCAATCCGTTCCAGACCAGCGCCTCGGTGACCTCGTCGTCCAGCGCTGGCGCGCTCACCGCCTCGACTTATGCAACCTTTGGTGGCGCGGGCAGCGTGCAGACGTCCAGCGCGGTCACTCAGTACGACAACCTCACGCTGCACACCTCGACCGCCTTTGAGCCGCTGACGGTGCGCTACAGCTTTGCGGTGACCGGTGCCAATCATCTGGCGCTGGACACGCTGAGCAACGAAGCTGGCGTGGCCGGCTTCAGCACCTGGTCGGTGGTGCAGCAGTTCGGCAGCTCGATCTCGGTGGTCGGCGCGACGACGCAGATGGCCTATGACGGCAGCACCAGCACCTACCTGCTGTTCGATACGCCGTCGGCCTCGCTGTCGCGCATCTACACCGTCGAAACGCAACTGCTTTCCGGCGAAGCGACCTTCTTCTCGATGAGCCTCTACAGCGCCGCGGCGCTCAACACCTACTACCTGGACAGCACCAGCGGTCAGGGGGGCTCGGTGCTGAACCAGTCGCTGTACTGGGGGGGCATTTCGTCGGTGACCCGGGCGGACGGCACCGCGGTGAACTTCACCCTCAGCTCCGACTCCGGCGTGGATTACACGCGCTCGTTCATCCCGGTGGTGCCGGCCGTGCCGGAGCCGTCCAGCATCCTGCTGATGCTGGCGGGCGTGGCGGCATTGGGCGCCGTGGCGCGTCGCCGGGTGTCGGAGCGCGGGACGACCGAGACAGTCTGA